The Pyxidicoccus sp. MSG2 DNA segment TGGCCGGGTCCACCTGCACGCCGGCGGGCAGCCCGTGGCGCAGCTCCAGTGCCAGGCCGGACGGCGTGGACGCCTCCACCACCACCTCCGCCGGCTGCCCCACCTTCGCCTCCGTGGGGCCCTTCACCACCAGTTCCAGCCCGCCCTGCGACTCCGGCTTCCAGGGCACGGCGGCGGCCAGCGCCAGCGAGAAGCCCAGTCCCGGCACCGCGGGCTCCGCGCGCACCGTCCACGCGTGCGCGCCGCCCGAGCCCGGTGCCGCCACCTCCAGCGCCAGCACCTCGCGCAGCGCCTTCGCGTCGTAGGTGCCCTCGGTGATGGCCTGGCCGTCGCGCTCCAGCACCACGCGCACCTTCGCGGGCAGCGGCTCGCGGAAGAGGGACACCACCGCGCGCAGTGCCAGCCGGTTGGCGCGGCCGCCGCCCCAGCCCAGGGCCGGCGCGTAGGTGGAGAGCAGCGACGCGCCCAGGTCCGCCAGCGGAGCCTTCGCGTCGCCCTCCAGCGCCAGCACCGCCAGCGCCGTGGCCTCCGCCTCCGAGGGCGTCCCGCCGCCGGCATCCACCACGCCCTGCTCCACCGGCAGGTACGCCGTGCCGCCCTCGCGCGTCTTCACCGCGTCGCGCACCTGGGTGCGCAGGTCGTCCTTCAGCGAGCCCGTCACCGCGCCGCTCGCCAGCAGCGCCGCCGCGGTGTAGCCGTCCTTCACGTGGGCCCGGTTGCGCTCCAGCGCGCCCGTGGCCTTCACGGTGAAGAGGGCCGCCCGGCGCTTGCCCTCGGGCGTTCCCGCCGCCGCATTCACGGCGCGCGTACAGTCCGCGGTGGCCACCAGCAGTCGCTGCAGCGTCCAGCCGTCACCGCCCTGGCAGGTGCCGTCCGGGAGCTGCGCCGCCGCCACCTTCGCGGCCAGCCGCTCACCCAGGCGGGAGAGCACCACGTTGTCCGGGTGGGCCAGCGCGCCTTCCGCCAGCAGCGCCGCCGTGGCCACGTCCGGCGCCCGGCCCTCGCGCAGCGCGCGCTGCGTGGCCTGGGCCAGCACCTTGCGCATCGCCTCCACGTCCACGACGGCCTCCACCGGCTGGGCCGGCGTCGCCATGCGCTTCGCATTCCCCGAAGTGAGCGCCTTCAGCGCCTCCGCGGACTGGGTCTCGCCCAGCGCGGCGAGCAGCCCCGGAGAGCGGCCGATGAGCATCAGCGTATAGGCCACATCGTCCGCGCCCTCGCGCCCGCCCGAGGCGGCCAATTCCGAGCGCAGCACGCCCAGCGCGCCGGGGTACACGAGCAGCCGCACGCGCTCACTGCCAGCCTGCGCGTCGGCGGGTCCCTCCAGGCTCACCGTGCGCGGCGCCGCCAGCGTGCCGCCGCGCTGCCGCACCACGGGCCGACCGGTGGGCCACACGTCGAAGTCCCGCACCACCGTGTCCGCGCTCCCCAGCGTCGCGCGCACGGCCACGGCGCCCGGCCCGGCCACGCGCACCGTCACGTACTCCACCACGCTGCCCCGCGCCGGCACGCGCACCGTGCGGCTGCCACCTTCCACCGTCGCGCCCTGGGCCTCCACCTTCAGCGACGCCTCCACGGCGGCGTCCGTCGTGTTCACCACCTGCACCGGCAGCCGCGCCGCGTCCCCCGCACGGAGGAAGGGCGGCAGCACCGGGTCCACGTACGTGGGCAGCGTGCCGGCGAAGCCCGCCACCGTGCCCGCCTGCGCCCCCGAGCGCGAGTGCGCCAGCGCCAGCACCCGCCAGCGCGTCAGCCGGTCCGGCACGCGCACCGGCACCGTCGCCGCG contains these protein-coding regions:
- a CDS encoding alpha-2-macroglobulin family protein; protein product: MKRTLMMGTVGVVLGAVLAFLLLLGFRLVGSVTRSAEPAGQTVSFKSAPSDALFGGMDGAPAPVMAAAPAPSSPPMEMEEGVAESFAGAPGGGGKLRSANGDMAKKADRGGREETKAEPAEGSAPSRAWFPETFLFEPLVVTDASGAATVPVRVPDRLTRWRVLALAHSRSGAQAGTVAGFAGTLPTYVDPVLPPFLRAGDAARLPVQVVNTTDAAVEASLKVEAQGATVEGGSRTVRVPARGSVVEYVTVRVAGPGAVAVRATLGSADTVVRDFDVWPTGRPVVRQRGGTLAAPRTVSLEGPADAQAGSERVRLLVYPGALGVLRSELAASGGREGADDVAYTLMLIGRSPGLLAALGETQSAEALKALTSGNAKRMATPAQPVEAVVDVEAMRKVLAQATQRALREGRAPDVATAALLAEGALAHPDNVVLSRLGERLAAKVAAAQLPDGTCQGGDGWTLQRLLVATADCTRAVNAAAGTPEGKRRAALFTVKATGALERNRAHVKDGYTAAALLASGAVTGSLKDDLRTQVRDAVKTREGGTAYLPVEQGVVDAGGGTPSEAEATALAVLALEGDAKAPLADLGASLLSTYAPALGWGGGRANRLALRAVVSLFREPLPAKVRVVLERDGQAITEGTYDAKALREVLALEVAAPGSGGAHAWTVRAEPAVPGLGFSLALAAAVPWKPESQGGLELVVKGPTEAKVGQPAEVVVEASTPSGLALELRHGLPAGVQVDPASLDALVAEGRVSSWDAEDGAVTLKLPPRGAGEPFQARFRVIPTLAGTLQGGASSLKVVSRPDLVSYVPPTIWAVR